The Panthera uncia isolate 11264 chromosome C1 unlocalized genomic scaffold, Puncia_PCG_1.0 HiC_scaffold_3, whole genome shotgun sequence genome includes a region encoding these proteins:
- the HNRNPA3 gene encoding heterogeneous nuclear ribonucleoprotein A3 isoform X3 has translation MEGHDPKEPEQLRKLFIGGLSFETTDDSLREHFEKWGTLTDCVVMRDPQTKRSRGFGFVTYSCVEEVDAAMCARPHKVDGRVVEPKRAVSREDSVKPGAHLTVKKIFVGGIKEDTEEYNLRDYFEKYGKIETIEVMEDRQSGKKRGFAFVTFDDHDTVDKIVVQKYHTINGHNCEVKKALSKQEMQSAGSQRGRGGGSGNFMGRGGNFGGGGNFGRGGNFGGRGGYGGGGGGSRGSYGGGDGGYNGFGGDGGNYGGGPGYSSRGGYGGGGPGYGNQGGGYGGGGGGYDGYNEGGNFGGGNYGGGGNYNDFGNYSGQQQSNYGPMKGGSFGGRSSGSPYGGGYGSGGGSGGYGSRRF, from the exons ATGGAG GGCCATGATCCAAAGGAACCAGAGCAGTTGAGAAAACTGTTTATTGGTGGTTTGAGCTTTGAAACTACAGATGATAGTTTaagagaacattttgaaaaatggggCACACTTACAGATTGTGTG GTGATGAGAGACCCCCAAACAAAACGTTCCAGGGGTTTTGGTTTTGTGACTTACTCTTGTGTGGAGGAGGTGGATGCAGCAATGTGTGCTCGACCACACAAGGTTGATGGGCGTGTAGTGGAACCAAAGAGAGCTGTTTCTAGAGAG GATTCTGTAAAGCCTGGTGCCCATCTAACTGTGAAGAAAATTTTTGTCGGTGGtattaaagaagatacagaagaatataATTTGAGAGACTACTTTGAAAAATATGGCAAGATTGAAACCATAGAAGTTATGGAGGACAGGCAgagtggaaaaaagagaggatTTGCTTTTGTAACTTTTGATGATCATGATACAGTTGATAAAATTGTTG ttcagAAATACCACACTATTAATGGGCATAATTGTGAAGTGAAAAAGGCCCTTTCTAAACAAGAAATGCAGTCTGCTGGATCGCAAAGAG GTCGTGGAGGTGGATCTGGCAACTTTATGGGTCGTGGAGGAAACTTTGGAGGTGGTGGTAACTTTGGCCGCGGTGGAAACTTTGGTGGAAGAG GAGGCTatggtggtggaggtggtggcAGCAGAGGTAGTTATGGAGGAGGTGATGGTGGATATAATGGATTTGGAGGTGATG gtggcaACTATGGTGGTGGTCCTGGTTATAGTAGCAGAGGAGGCTATGGTGGAGGTGGACCAGGATATGGAAACCAAGGAGGTGGATATGGTGGCGGTGGTGGAGGATATGATGGTTACAATGAAGGAGGAAATTTTGGAGGTG GTAACTATGGTGGTGGTGGGAACTATAATGATTTTGGAAATTATAGTGGACAACAGCAATCAAATTATGGACCCATGAAGGGGGGCAGTTTTGGTGGAAGAAGCTCGGGCAGTCCCTATGGTG GTGGTTATGGATCTGGTGGTGGAAGTGGTGGATATGGTAGCAGAAGGTTctaa
- the HNRNPA3 gene encoding heterogeneous nuclear ribonucleoprotein A3 isoform X2 gives MEVKPPPGRPQPDSGRRRRRRGEEGHDPKEPEQLRKLFIGGLSFETTDDSLREHFEKWGTLTDCVVMRDPQTKRSRGFGFVTYSCVEEVDAAMCARPHKVDGRVVEPKRAVSREDSVKPGAHLTVKKIFVGGIKEDTEEYNLRDYFEKYGKIETIEVMEDRQSGKKRGFAFVTFDDHDTVDKIVVQKYHTINGHNCEVKKALSKQEMQSAGSQRGRGGGSGNFMGRGGNFGGGGNFGRGGNFGGRGGYGGGGGGSRGSYGGGDGGYNGFGGDGGNYGGGPGYSSRGGYGGGGPGYGNQGGGYGGGGGGYDGYNEGGNFGGNYGGGGNYNDFGNYSGQQQSNYGPMKGGSFGGRSSGSPYGGGYGSGGGSGGYGSRRF, from the exons ATGGAGGTAAAACCGCCGCCCGGTCGCCCCCAGCCCGACTCCggccgtcgccgccgccgccggggggAGGAG GGCCATGATCCAAAGGAACCAGAGCAGTTGAGAAAACTGTTTATTGGTGGTTTGAGCTTTGAAACTACAGATGATAGTTTaagagaacattttgaaaaatggggCACACTTACAGATTGTGTG GTGATGAGAGACCCCCAAACAAAACGTTCCAGGGGTTTTGGTTTTGTGACTTACTCTTGTGTGGAGGAGGTGGATGCAGCAATGTGTGCTCGACCACACAAGGTTGATGGGCGTGTAGTGGAACCAAAGAGAGCTGTTTCTAGAGAG GATTCTGTAAAGCCTGGTGCCCATCTAACTGTGAAGAAAATTTTTGTCGGTGGtattaaagaagatacagaagaatataATTTGAGAGACTACTTTGAAAAATATGGCAAGATTGAAACCATAGAAGTTATGGAGGACAGGCAgagtggaaaaaagagaggatTTGCTTTTGTAACTTTTGATGATCATGATACAGTTGATAAAATTGTTG ttcagAAATACCACACTATTAATGGGCATAATTGTGAAGTGAAAAAGGCCCTTTCTAAACAAGAAATGCAGTCTGCTGGATCGCAAAGAG GTCGTGGAGGTGGATCTGGCAACTTTATGGGTCGTGGAGGAAACTTTGGAGGTGGTGGTAACTTTGGCCGCGGTGGAAACTTTGGTGGAAGAG GAGGCTatggtggtggaggtggtggcAGCAGAGGTAGTTATGGAGGAGGTGATGGTGGATATAATGGATTTGGAGGTGATG gtggcaACTATGGTGGTGGTCCTGGTTATAGTAGCAGAGGAGGCTATGGTGGAGGTGGACCAGGATATGGAAACCAAGGAGGTGGATATGGTGGCGGTGGTGGAGGATATGATGGTTACAATGAAGGAGGAAATTTTGGAG GTAACTATGGTGGTGGTGGGAACTATAATGATTTTGGAAATTATAGTGGACAACAGCAATCAAATTATGGACCCATGAAGGGGGGCAGTTTTGGTGGAAGAAGCTCGGGCAGTCCCTATGGTG GTGGTTATGGATCTGGTGGTGGAAGTGGTGGATATGGTAGCAGAAGGTTctaa
- the HNRNPA3 gene encoding heterogeneous nuclear ribonucleoprotein A3 isoform X1 — MEVKPPPGRPQPDSGRRRRRRGEEGHDPKEPEQLRKLFIGGLSFETTDDSLREHFEKWGTLTDCVVMRDPQTKRSRGFGFVTYSCVEEVDAAMCARPHKVDGRVVEPKRAVSREDSVKPGAHLTVKKIFVGGIKEDTEEYNLRDYFEKYGKIETIEVMEDRQSGKKRGFAFVTFDDHDTVDKIVVQKYHTINGHNCEVKKALSKQEMQSAGSQRGRGGGSGNFMGRGGNFGGGGNFGRGGNFGGRGGYGGGGGGSRGSYGGGDGGYNGFGGDGGNYGGGPGYSSRGGYGGGGPGYGNQGGGYGGGGGGYDGYNEGGNFGGGNYGGGGNYNDFGNYSGQQQSNYGPMKGGSFGGRSSGSPYGGGYGSGGGSGGYGSRRF; from the exons ATGGAGGTAAAACCGCCGCCCGGTCGCCCCCAGCCCGACTCCggccgtcgccgccgccgccggggggAGGAG GGCCATGATCCAAAGGAACCAGAGCAGTTGAGAAAACTGTTTATTGGTGGTTTGAGCTTTGAAACTACAGATGATAGTTTaagagaacattttgaaaaatggggCACACTTACAGATTGTGTG GTGATGAGAGACCCCCAAACAAAACGTTCCAGGGGTTTTGGTTTTGTGACTTACTCTTGTGTGGAGGAGGTGGATGCAGCAATGTGTGCTCGACCACACAAGGTTGATGGGCGTGTAGTGGAACCAAAGAGAGCTGTTTCTAGAGAG GATTCTGTAAAGCCTGGTGCCCATCTAACTGTGAAGAAAATTTTTGTCGGTGGtattaaagaagatacagaagaatataATTTGAGAGACTACTTTGAAAAATATGGCAAGATTGAAACCATAGAAGTTATGGAGGACAGGCAgagtggaaaaaagagaggatTTGCTTTTGTAACTTTTGATGATCATGATACAGTTGATAAAATTGTTG ttcagAAATACCACACTATTAATGGGCATAATTGTGAAGTGAAAAAGGCCCTTTCTAAACAAGAAATGCAGTCTGCTGGATCGCAAAGAG GTCGTGGAGGTGGATCTGGCAACTTTATGGGTCGTGGAGGAAACTTTGGAGGTGGTGGTAACTTTGGCCGCGGTGGAAACTTTGGTGGAAGAG GAGGCTatggtggtggaggtggtggcAGCAGAGGTAGTTATGGAGGAGGTGATGGTGGATATAATGGATTTGGAGGTGATG gtggcaACTATGGTGGTGGTCCTGGTTATAGTAGCAGAGGAGGCTATGGTGGAGGTGGACCAGGATATGGAAACCAAGGAGGTGGATATGGTGGCGGTGGTGGAGGATATGATGGTTACAATGAAGGAGGAAATTTTGGAGGTG GTAACTATGGTGGTGGTGGGAACTATAATGATTTTGGAAATTATAGTGGACAACAGCAATCAAATTATGGACCCATGAAGGGGGGCAGTTTTGGTGGAAGAAGCTCGGGCAGTCCCTATGGTG GTGGTTATGGATCTGGTGGTGGAAGTGGTGGATATGGTAGCAGAAGGTTctaa